One Anaerobacillus alkaliphilus DNA window includes the following coding sequences:
- a CDS encoding sensor histidine kinase, translating into MNINKKKPVQRLTGIQWHIFKIQWRIVLTISGVFCFGLLITATFIQNIPSLYERYNQISSLTLFSNSFFYGVFFATSYVFLVCLLCSLIYSIPLARNIKKQLEKLIDAATIFTRGKLTTRVEQDVDHEFSLLAEQFNAMANHYEKQVVSLQKLLSENSRLIEQAEQAASLEERRKLARDLHDAVSQQLFAISMTMAAMPRLLEKNPEQAKVVFTDIEKMVNNAQQELRALIMHLRPVTLDGKSFYEGLQSLFTELAIKNKHLKIELENNSETTLPSRMEDQLFRVIQEAISNMLRHSKATSFIMKSFEKDGRLFIILEDNGIGFYVDEMEKKGSYGLTSMKERLIELGGNLTVLSYPNKGTKLELRIPIQGVSEQLEGERNE; encoded by the coding sequence ATGAATATAAATAAAAAGAAACCAGTCCAGAGATTAACAGGAATCCAGTGGCACATTTTTAAGATACAGTGGAGAATTGTCCTCACTATCTCTGGTGTGTTTTGTTTTGGACTGCTAATAACAGCAACGTTTATTCAAAACATTCCAAGTCTTTATGAACGATACAATCAAATATCTAGCCTAACGTTATTTTCTAATTCGTTCTTTTATGGTGTATTCTTTGCTACAAGCTATGTTTTCCTTGTTTGCTTACTATGTTCACTAATCTACAGTATTCCTCTTGCTAGAAATATTAAGAAACAGTTAGAGAAACTCATTGATGCTGCAACAATATTTACAAGGGGAAAGTTAACCACCAGAGTGGAGCAAGACGTAGATCACGAATTTTCATTACTCGCAGAACAATTTAATGCAATGGCTAATCACTACGAAAAACAAGTTGTATCTTTGCAAAAATTATTAAGTGAAAATTCTCGTCTAATTGAACAAGCAGAACAAGCTGCATCGCTTGAAGAGCGACGTAAACTAGCTAGGGATTTACACGATGCTGTAAGCCAACAACTCTTCGCCATATCAATGACAATGGCAGCAATGCCAAGATTATTAGAGAAAAATCCCGAACAAGCAAAGGTCGTTTTTACAGATATTGAAAAAATGGTCAACAATGCTCAACAAGAACTAAGAGCTCTAATTATGCATTTACGACCAGTTACATTAGATGGCAAATCGTTTTATGAAGGTTTACAATCTTTGTTTACTGAATTAGCAATAAAAAATAAACATTTGAAGATTGAATTGGAAAATAATTCAGAAACAACCCTTCCTTCACGGATGGAGGATCAGTTATTTAGAGTTATCCAAGAAGCTATTTCAAATATGCTCAGACATTCAAAAGCTACATCTTTTATTATGAAATCCTTTGAAAAAGATGGGCGATTATTCATTATTTTAGAGGATAATGGAATAGGGTTTTATGTAGATGAAATGGAAAAGAAAGGCTCTTATGGATTAACTAGTATGAAAGAAAGACTGATTGAGTTAGGAGGAAACTTAACAGTCTTATCGTATCCAAACAAAGGGACAAAACTTGAATTAAGAATTCCTATACAGGGAGTAAGCGAACAATTGGAGGGGGAGCGCAATGAGTGA
- the liaF gene encoding cell wall-active antibiotics response protein LiaF, with amino-acid sequence MTNKVFGIVILGVGLLFLLTNIGVIEMNIGTFISMYWPLIIIYIGLRQVLRGFIYFVKKLSDGKWRFNKLFWGALILAFGLVIQGNKLEYFQISMGEFWGWLWPILIIYFGISLIFNRKSGLIVVDLSEFGDEDKIKPFEKEKSFKTSSNSKQKLMIGDIRLGKSPWQIDEMKTWVGVGDISLDLSTAMLKEGVNTIDLSGGIGDVKIFVPEDLPIKINADVKLGEVKIFDNKQAGTSRFVSYESENYQNAEKKVQIYIQLSIGDIKVKRVD; translated from the coding sequence ATGACAAACAAAGTCTTTGGGATCGTAATATTGGGTGTTGGTTTGTTATTTTTATTAACAAACATAGGGGTAATTGAAATGAACATCGGAACTTTTATCTCTATGTACTGGCCGCTAATCATCATTTACATTGGTCTACGACAAGTTTTACGTGGTTTTATTTACTTTGTAAAGAAACTTAGTGATGGAAAATGGCGGTTCAATAAGCTGTTTTGGGGAGCGTTAATATTAGCCTTTGGACTTGTTATCCAAGGGAACAAGCTTGAGTATTTTCAAATAAGTATGGGAGAGTTTTGGGGTTGGTTATGGCCAATTTTAATAATATATTTTGGTATATCACTAATCTTTAATCGGAAATCTGGCCTCATTGTTGTTGATTTAAGTGAGTTTGGTGATGAAGATAAAATTAAACCGTTTGAGAAAGAAAAATCTTTTAAAACATCTTCAAATTCAAAGCAGAAACTAATGATTGGAGATATTCGATTAGGGAAATCACCATGGCAAATTGATGAGATGAAGACATGGGTAGGTGTTGGAGATATCTCATTAGACCTGTCAACAGCTATGCTTAAAGAGGGTGTAAATACGATAGATTTATCTGGAGGTATTGGAGATGTTAAAATTTTTGTTCCAGAAGATCTCCCTATAAAAATTAATGCAGATGTAAAACTCGGTGAAGTAAAAATCTTTGATAATAAACAAGCGGGTACAAGTAGATTTGTTTCTTATGAAAGTGAAAATTATCAAAATGCAGAAAAAAAAGTACAGATCTATATCCAGTTGTCTATCGGGGATATTAAGGTGAAGCGAGTGGATTGA
- a CDS encoding LCP family protein, whose product MTNRRQKSGKNKTIKRKIIILTVLIFILLALSAAAYTTNQYEKAREESIRLIEENNGKQSEEDIEFFGDDDVADYIHVLLVGVDNEDGGPARTDTIMVAQYQPKNGKAKLISLMRDSYVSIPGYRNNKINTAFFLGGPELLRKTIKENFDIDIHYYALVDFNGFTRVVDIISPNGIEVDIARRMFYEDTAGGLYINFEPGVQRLNGKEALQYVRFRNDRDNDFGRVRRQQEVLSILKDDLISLSGITRLPKLLGAVEPFITTNIQNSQFLDYGRNFFLNPIDSVETLTIPVEGTYVDSRNSHAGAILELNMEKNKQAIYEFLELEEVNAFNDGE is encoded by the coding sequence TTGACTAACAGAAGACAAAAAAGTGGGAAAAATAAGACCATTAAACGAAAAATTATTATCCTTACTGTATTAATATTTATATTGCTAGCTTTATCAGCTGCCGCCTATACAACCAACCAATACGAAAAAGCCAGGGAAGAGTCAATTCGTCTGATAGAAGAAAACAATGGTAAACAATCTGAAGAAGATATTGAATTTTTTGGTGATGATGACGTAGCAGACTATATCCATGTCCTTTTAGTAGGTGTTGATAATGAAGATGGGGGACCTGCCCGAACTGATACAATTATGGTTGCACAATATCAACCTAAAAATGGTAAGGCAAAGCTCATCTCCTTAATGAGAGATAGCTACGTATCAATACCTGGTTATCGTAATAATAAAATTAATACCGCCTTTTTCTTAGGTGGTCCAGAACTACTTAGAAAAACAATTAAAGAAAATTTTGATATTGATATTCACTATTATGCGTTAGTAGATTTTAATGGGTTCACTCGTGTTGTGGATATTATCTCACCTAATGGGATTGAGGTAGATATAGCAAGAAGAATGTTCTATGAAGACACTGCTGGAGGCTTATATATTAACTTTGAACCGGGAGTACAACGTCTAAACGGTAAAGAAGCATTACAATATGTACGTTTCCGTAATGATCGTGATAATGATTTTGGAAGAGTACGTCGTCAACAGGAAGTTCTTTCTATTCTAAAAGATGATCTTATTTCACTTTCTGGAATCACTCGTCTTCCCAAGCTATTAGGTGCGGTAGAACCGTTTATCACAACAAATATTCAAAATTCTCAATTTTTGGATTACGGTCGCAATTTCTTTCTTAACCCAATTGATAGCGTTGAAACGTTAACAATACCCGTAGAAGGAACTTATGTTGACTCTAGAAATAGTCATGCAGGGGCAATATTAGAGTTAAATATGGAAAAAAATAAACAAGCGATTTATGAATTCTTAGAATTAGAAGAAGTAAATGCCTTCAATGACGGCGAGTAA
- the fabF gene encoding beta-ketoacyl-ACP synthase II has product MKQNRVVITGLGAVTPLGNTVASTWENVVAGKSGIGKLTRVDATQFPTVVAAELKDFDPGHYMDKKEARKMDRFTQYAVASAIMAVEDAKLDINESNADRIGVWIGSGIGGMETYEQQFAIFQEKGHRRVSPFFVPMLIPDMASGQVSITLGAKGINSCTVTACASGANSIGDAFKVIERGDADVMITGGCEAPITNMAMAGFSAAKALSTNPDPATASRPFDLNRDGFVMGEGGAILVLESLDHAQKRGAAIYAEIVGYGATGDAYHITAPAPEGEGGVRAMRMALKDAGLNPEDIDYMNAHGTSTHYNDKYETLAIKQVFGEYATKLAVSSTKSMTGHLLGAAGAIEAIFSVKAIVDGIIPPTINYHTPDPECDLDYVPNEARKQEVRAVLSNSLGFGGHNATLVFKKFNG; this is encoded by the coding sequence ATGAAGCAAAATCGTGTTGTAATTACAGGCTTAGGTGCAGTTACTCCATTAGGAAATACTGTTGCGTCGACTTGGGAGAATGTTGTGGCCGGAAAATCAGGCATTGGCAAGCTTACAAGAGTAGATGCTACACAATTTCCAACAGTTGTTGCTGCAGAATTAAAGGACTTTGATCCTGGTCATTACATGGACAAAAAAGAAGCTAGGAAAATGGATCGATTTACTCAATATGCCGTAGCAAGTGCCATAATGGCTGTTGAGGATGCTAAGTTAGATATTAATGAGAGTAACGCTGATAGGATTGGTGTTTGGATCGGATCGGGTATTGGTGGCATGGAAACCTACGAGCAGCAATTTGCAATCTTTCAGGAAAAAGGTCATCGCCGTGTTAGCCCGTTCTTTGTTCCTATGCTTATTCCAGATATGGCATCTGGACAAGTATCAATTACATTAGGGGCGAAAGGTATCAATTCATGTACGGTAACAGCCTGTGCTTCAGGAGCTAATTCAATCGGTGATGCATTTAAAGTAATTGAACGTGGTGATGCTGATGTTATGATTACCGGTGGCTGTGAGGCTCCAATTACCAATATGGCAATGGCAGGTTTTAGTGCAGCGAAAGCGTTATCGACAAATCCAGATCCAGCTACTGCAAGTCGCCCATTTGACCTAAATCGAGATGGGTTTGTGATGGGTGAAGGTGGAGCCATTTTAGTCTTGGAATCACTTGACCATGCTCAAAAACGTGGTGCCGCTATTTATGCAGAAATCGTAGGCTATGGTGCAACAGGAGATGCTTACCATATCACTGCTCCAGCTCCAGAAGGTGAAGGCGGCGTGCGAGCAATGAGAATGGCATTGAAAGATGCGGGATTAAATCCAGAAGATATTGATTATATGAACGCTCATGGCACGAGCACCCACTATAATGATAAATATGAAACATTAGCGATTAAACAAGTATTTGGGGAATATGCAACTAAGCTTGCTGTTAGTTCAACGAAATCAATGACAGGACACCTATTAGGGGCTGCGGGTGCTATCGAAGCTATATTCTCTGTCAAGGCAATTGTTGATGGAATCATTCCTCCAACGATAAATTATCATACACCAGATCCGGAATGTGATTTAGATTATGTCCCTAATGAAGCGAGGAAACAGGAAGTTAGAGCTGTTCTTAGTAACTCACTAGGCTTTGGAGGGCATAACGCAACTTTAGTGTTTAAGAAGTTTAATGGATAA
- a CDS encoding beta-ketoacyl-ACP synthase III has protein sequence MGNVGILGMGSYIPENIIKNVDLENRMDTSDEWIRTRTGIEERRFAPEEHNTSHMCFVAAKEALEHAGVKPEEIDLIIVATVTPDRPFPSMSAVIQHQLGATKAAAMDVSAACAGFMYGIVTGKQFIQTGDYKYVLVVGAEKLSKLINWEDRNTAVLFGDGAGAAVLGAVSKDRGILAFELGADGTGSEHITQEGKYLVMNGREVFKFAVRQMGESAMSVINKAGLSKEDVDFLVPHQANIRIMESSRQRLELPEEKMSKTVHKYGNTSSASIPMALVDEIKGGKIKDDDIVILVGFGAGLVWGSIAIRWGR, from the coding sequence ATGGGGAACGTAGGAATACTTGGTATGGGATCCTATATACCGGAAAATATAATAAAAAATGTAGACTTAGAAAATAGAATGGATACTTCGGATGAGTGGATACGAACGAGGACTGGTATTGAAGAGCGTAGATTTGCGCCAGAAGAACATAATACATCACATATGTGTTTTGTAGCTGCTAAAGAAGCGTTAGAACATGCAGGTGTAAAGCCAGAAGAAATAGATTTAATTATCGTAGCGACCGTTACACCAGATCGACCATTTCCTTCAATGTCGGCAGTCATCCAGCACCAATTAGGTGCTACGAAAGCTGCTGCAATGGATGTTAGTGCGGCTTGTGCAGGTTTTATGTACGGTATTGTTACCGGTAAACAGTTTATCCAAACAGGAGATTATAAATATGTCTTAGTCGTTGGAGCAGAGAAGCTGTCGAAACTAATCAATTGGGAAGATCGAAACACAGCTGTGTTATTTGGAGACGGAGCTGGTGCTGCAGTTTTAGGAGCCGTTTCAAAAGATAGAGGTATTTTGGCCTTCGAGTTAGGTGCTGATGGCACTGGCTCCGAACATATTACTCAAGAAGGTAAATACTTAGTGATGAACGGGAGAGAAGTCTTTAAATTTGCTGTTCGTCAAATGGGTGAATCTGCTATGAGTGTTATTAATAAGGCAGGATTATCTAAAGAAGATGTAGACTTTCTTGTACCACACCAAGCAAATATTCGAATTATGGAGTCTTCAAGACAAAGACTTGAATTACCAGAAGAAAAAATGTCGAAAACAGTACATAAATATGGAAACACTTCATCGGCTTCTATACCCATGGCTCTAGTTGATGAAATTAAAGGTGGCAAGATTAAAGATGACGATATCGTCATTTTAGTAGGGTTTGGTGCTGGTTTAGTCTGGGGCTCAATCGCGATACGTTGGGGCAGATAA
- a CDS encoding BMP family ABC transporter substrate-binding protein: MKFIRISLVILTFLFTIGCSTSTETNTITKVGLLLPHNIDDQGWNSKGYEGLLKIHSSLNLDVFYKEEINSKEKVVQAIDEFVDSGVNLIFGHGHLFAPFFMELKDDFPNVHFVTFNADVEGDNITSLHFEGYSMGFFAGMLASEMSDSKIVGVLAAFPWQPEVEGFVDGVKFQNAEVEVQVEFVSSWVNVDVAIELYNRMVNDGVDVFYPAGDGYHVAIIEEVKKHGLYAIGFVGDQSDMGQSTVLTSTIQHVDNLYELVAEKFLKGELDTGNKYYDFAEGVISLGAFSTEVPGEVQIQINEAINTYIETGKLPNESY, encoded by the coding sequence ATGAAATTTATTCGTATCAGTCTAGTAATCTTAACCTTTCTATTTACAATAGGCTGTTCTACAAGTACTGAAACAAATACAATAACAAAAGTTGGTCTCCTCTTACCACATAATATCGATGATCAAGGATGGAACAGTAAAGGGTATGAGGGATTATTGAAAATTCATTCTAGCTTAAATCTCGATGTTTTTTATAAAGAAGAAATTAATTCAAAGGAAAAAGTGGTACAGGCAATTGATGAATTTGTAGACAGCGGTGTAAACTTAATATTTGGTCATGGGCATTTGTTCGCTCCATTTTTTATGGAATTGAAAGATGACTTTCCAAATGTTCATTTTGTAACTTTTAATGCGGATGTTGAGGGAGATAATATTACCAGCCTGCATTTTGAGGGCTATTCAATGGGTTTTTTTGCTGGTATGTTGGCTAGTGAAATGTCAGATTCTAAAATAGTTGGAGTCCTTGCAGCTTTTCCATGGCAACCCGAAGTGGAAGGATTTGTAGATGGTGTTAAATTTCAAAATGCTGAAGTTGAAGTTCAGGTGGAATTTGTTTCTAGTTGGGTTAATGTTGATGTAGCAATAGAACTTTATAACCGGATGGTTAATGACGGAGTCGATGTTTTCTACCCTGCTGGTGACGGTTACCATGTAGCGATCATAGAAGAGGTAAAAAAACATGGATTATATGCTATCGGATTTGTTGGAGACCAATCAGATATGGGTCAATCGACTGTTTTAACTAGTACGATACAACACGTAGACAATTTATACGAACTTGTTGCAGAGAAGTTTTTAAAGGGAGAGCTAGATACAGGAAATAAGTATTATGACTTTGCCGAAGGAGTTATTTCGCTTGGTGCCTTTAGTACAGAAGTTCCTGGTGAAGTCCAAATACAGATTAATGAAGCCATTAATACATATATAGAAACCGGTAAACTTCCAAATGAGTCTTATTAA
- a CDS encoding peptide chain release factor 3 — MKTNFEQEVQSRRTFAIISHPDAGKTTLTEKLLYFGGAIREAGTVKGRKNSKHALSDWMEIEKQRGISVTSSVMEFQYNDYHVNILDTPGHEDFSEDTYRTLTAADSATMLIDVAKGVEAQTIKLFKVCSMRGIPIFTFINKLDRQGKEPFELMEELEEVLGIRSYPMNWPIGMGQDFKAVFDRVKNRLELYNHKNPSHVDIIDVNGPEDPIIDEIIKDESLVKQFREEMELLDVAGDQFDIELINNGQLTPIFYGSAISNFGVQTFLNHFLEMAPSPTPRKSNEGTITPLDQNFSGFVFKIQANMNPAHRDRIAFLRITSGTFKKGMSVNHVRLGKPLRLAQTTQFLAQSRNAVEEAYAGDIIGLFDPGTFRIGDTLVENGSFEFDEMPHFSPEHFCAISVKDALKHKSFEKGIRQLTEEGAIQLFQTYQKVVEQQIVGVVGVLQFEVLEHRLKSEYKVDIRLERLPFSYARWVSGEKKDLEAFMRTQRNLVKDRDDRLVVLFENDFQMRTAQDKYPNIRFYENSFIKEN, encoded by the coding sequence ATGAAAACAAACTTTGAACAAGAGGTTCAGTCGAGAAGAACCTTTGCTATCATTTCCCATCCCGATGCTGGGAAGACAACATTAACTGAAAAACTTCTTTATTTTGGAGGAGCCATACGCGAAGCTGGTACTGTAAAAGGAAGAAAAAACTCAAAGCATGCTTTAAGTGACTGGATGGAGATTGAAAAGCAACGTGGAATATCGGTAACGAGTTCTGTCATGGAATTTCAATACAACGATTATCATGTGAATATCTTAGATACACCTGGGCATGAAGACTTTAGTGAAGATACGTATAGAACGTTAACTGCTGCTGACTCAGCAACAATGCTTATTGACGTTGCTAAAGGGGTAGAAGCACAAACAATTAAATTATTTAAGGTATGCAGTATGAGAGGTATACCTATTTTTACCTTTATTAATAAACTAGATCGTCAAGGGAAAGAACCTTTCGAGTTGATGGAGGAATTAGAAGAAGTTTTAGGAATTCGTTCTTACCCTATGAATTGGCCGATTGGTATGGGACAGGACTTCAAGGCTGTATTTGACCGTGTCAAAAATCGCTTGGAACTTTATAATCATAAAAATCCAAGCCATGTTGACATTATTGATGTCAACGGACCAGAAGATCCAATCATTGACGAAATCATTAAAGATGAGAGTTTAGTGAAACAGTTTCGTGAAGAAATGGAATTGCTTGATGTTGCTGGGGATCAATTTGATATTGAGCTAATTAATAACGGTCAATTGACACCAATATTCTATGGTAGTGCCATCTCTAACTTTGGGGTACAAACTTTCTTAAATCATTTCTTAGAAATGGCTCCATCACCTACACCTAGAAAAAGTAATGAAGGAACCATTACACCACTTGATCAAAATTTTTCTGGATTTGTCTTTAAAATTCAAGCGAATATGAACCCTGCCCACCGAGATCGGATTGCGTTCTTGCGGATAACTTCTGGTACATTTAAAAAAGGAATGTCTGTAAACCACGTTAGGTTAGGAAAACCTCTACGCCTTGCTCAAACAACACAGTTTTTAGCACAAAGTAGAAATGCTGTTGAGGAGGCATATGCAGGAGACATTATCGGGTTATTTGATCCAGGAACTTTCAGAATTGGAGATACACTCGTTGAGAATGGCTCTTTTGAATTTGACGAAATGCCACATTTCTCACCAGAACATTTTTGCGCCATTTCTGTAAAAGATGCGCTTAAACATAAGTCGTTTGAAAAAGGAATAAGACAGTTAACAGAAGAAGGTGCAATTCAGCTTTTCCAGACCTATCAGAAAGTCGTTGAACAACAAATTGTTGGTGTTGTAGGTGTACTTCAATTCGAAGTACTTGAGCACCGACTAAAATCTGAGTACAAAGTGGATATCCGTCTAGAACGTCTACCTTTTTCTTATGCAAGGTGGGTGTCAGGTGAGAAAAAAGATCTTGAAGCTTTTATGCGTACTCAACGTAACTTAGTAAAAGACCGTGATGATCGACTTGTAGTTCTATTTGAAAATGACTTTCAAATGAGGACTGCTCAAGATAAATATCCTAATATTAGATTTTACGAAAACTCGTTCATTAAAGAAAACTAG
- a CDS encoding NAD-dependent epimerase/dehydratase family protein, giving the protein MKKVVVTGALGFIGFSLCQRLVEKGIEVIGIDGMVDERLKDLYEEKLLWIGRNSLFQLINKRIEDIDLEEIMKEVDVVYHLAAATSRDRNWGLLRTTIEDNVGVTGKIINACGSNVKLIFTSSTQVYGERTGVITEKTPLNPITPYSLTKMAAESLIKTKSIETNLQYIIFRLPTIYGPWQRSDMTYCQLLTQQLSNTDKKVDYDRVTEDILYIDDILDTLIVAGMKKECKNEIFNLATGKINEWYRGKAIIKKDPSLIPNDERMHVSINNGKVVKELGFKVSTTLEEGIKKQRDHIAKYRNLF; this is encoded by the coding sequence ATGAAAAAAGTAGTTGTTACCGGTGCCCTAGGATTTATTGGCTTTTCTTTGTGTCAGCGTCTAGTTGAGAAAGGAATAGAGGTAATTGGTATCGATGGTATGGTTGACGAACGATTAAAAGATTTATACGAAGAGAAACTGTTGTGGATTGGTAGAAACTCTTTGTTTCAGTTAATAAATAAAAGAATAGAAGATATAGATTTAGAAGAAATTATGAAAGAAGTAGATGTAGTCTATCATTTAGCAGCAGCTACTAGTAGAGATCGAAATTGGGGGTTACTAAGAACGACAATCGAAGATAACGTAGGTGTTACCGGTAAAATCATTAATGCTTGCGGAAGTAATGTAAAACTTATCTTTACCTCTTCTACACAAGTTTACGGTGAGAGGACTGGAGTAATTACTGAAAAAACACCACTTAATCCAATTACCCCATATAGTTTAACAAAAATGGCTGCTGAATCCTTAATAAAAACTAAATCTATTGAAACAAATCTACAGTATATCATTTTTCGATTACCAACCATTTATGGTCCTTGGCAAAGATCTGACATGACTTACTGTCAATTGCTGACTCAACAACTTTCGAATACAGATAAAAAAGTTGATTACGACCGAGTGACAGAAGATATTTTGTATATTGATGATATTCTTGATACACTTATTGTAGCTGGTATGAAAAAAGAGTGTAAAAATGAAATCTTTAACTTAGCTACTGGAAAAATTAATGAGTGGTATCGTGGTAAGGCAATCATTAAAAAAGATCCTAGCCTTATTCCTAATGATGAAAGAATGCATGTCTCGATAAACAATGGTAAAGTAGTCAAAGAGTTAGGGTTTAAAGTTTCAACCACACTTGAAGAAGGAATTAAAAAACAAAGAGATCATATCGCAAAGTATAGGAATTTGTTTTAG
- a CDS encoding alpha/beta hydrolase: protein MNKIGFVLSIKENPCIHYKEETYARDHEMAIKERFFLVGEEWNVIHLPSKPNGFAVFIIGDVNNYVQSNTSSWHQRPDQVEFIKELKKAGYTVVSSNLFGRNWGSEEACYYLQRLYEEVMKKEILNRKVHIIAEGMGALVAAKLVPNLLGVFRSVVMINPCLNLKDYFHREKNNKLFYKRFLKELKKAYQLDIDMLELTISSMDISHYKAMTVPTKIFHCMNATPFSLQDHVRPYEQLCNTTNTTIVDVSIFLKSKPFSELARPTIQFLKNHEKNL, encoded by the coding sequence ATGAATAAAATAGGCTTTGTTCTGTCAATCAAAGAAAATCCCTGCATACATTATAAAGAAGAAACCTATGCGAGGGATCACGAAATGGCAATTAAAGAGAGATTTTTTCTTGTTGGAGAAGAGTGGAACGTCATTCACTTACCTAGTAAACCAAATGGATTTGCAGTTTTTATTATCGGTGATGTAAACAATTATGTTCAGTCGAATACAAGTTCGTGGCACCAGCGTCCTGATCAAGTTGAGTTCATTAAAGAGCTAAAAAAAGCGGGATATACTGTCGTTTCCTCTAATTTATTCGGAAGGAATTGGGGAAGTGAAGAAGCGTGTTATTACTTGCAAAGATTATATGAGGAAGTTATGAAGAAAGAAATTCTAAATAGAAAGGTACACATCATTGCTGAAGGGATGGGAGCTCTAGTTGCGGCCAAACTTGTGCCAAACCTTCTAGGGGTTTTTCGTTCTGTAGTTATGATAAATCCGTGCCTAAATTTAAAGGATTATTTTCATCGAGAGAAAAATAATAAACTATTTTATAAACGTTTTCTAAAAGAATTAAAGAAAGCCTACCAACTTGATATAGATATGCTTGAATTAACGATATCTTCAATGGATATTAGTCATTATAAAGCTATGACAGTACCAACGAAAATATTTCATTGCATGAATGCCACACCATTTTCATTACAAGACCACGTTCGTCCATATGAACAACTGTGTAATACCACCAATACCACAATTGTCGATGTCTCTATTTTCCTGAAATCTAAACCCTTTTCTGAACTTGCAAGACCGACAATACAGTTTTTAAAAAACCATGAAAAAAACTTATAA
- a CDS encoding YjzC family protein, which translates to MGQSRQFTHGQKAPNNGIYVEIGETGDMVQNPKSVKLKAGDSFPETSNQNRKWTYKSKFGR; encoded by the coding sequence ATGGGACAAAGTCGTCAATTTACCCATGGACAAAAAGCACCTAATAATGGTATTTATGTTGAGATCGGTGAGACTGGGGATATGGTTCAAAATCCCAAAAGTGTTAAGCTGAAAGCTGGCGATTCTTTTCCAGAAACAAGTAATCAAAATCGCAAATGGACATATAAAAGTAAATTCGGAAGGTAA
- a CDS encoding YwiC-like family protein, whose product MKWFIPREHGAWAMLIVPFMLGMFASGTTFLHFIFFIGVLAFYFSSGPLFAYIRKPKLNKEILPSLLIYVSIGLLFTVPLIYFTPKIFLISLFILPLFTLNIYFAKIKKERLFINDVIAITALSFLVIISYYLGLGVIDQKAIWLMLINIIFFTASVFHVKTLIREKGNIRFLWASHVFHGFTIILFLVIHPLVAFAFLIGAMKTWFMPRDIRYKPIQIGLIEIANSVLFLVIIGFFY is encoded by the coding sequence ATGAAATGGTTTATTCCACGGGAGCATGGGGCTTGGGCAATGTTAATCGTTCCGTTTATGTTAGGAATGTTTGCTAGTGGTACCACTTTTTTACATTTTATTTTCTTTATTGGTGTCCTAGCTTTTTACTTTTCATCAGGTCCATTATTTGCCTATATTAGAAAACCAAAGCTAAACAAAGAGATTTTACCCTCTTTGCTTATATATGTGAGTATTGGCTTGTTGTTTACGGTACCTTTAATTTATTTTACACCAAAGATTTTCTTAATTAGCTTATTCATTTTACCGTTATTTACACTAAATATATACTTTGCAAAAATAAAGAAAGAGCGATTATTTATCAATGATGTTATAGCTATTACAGCATTATCGTTTCTCGTCATTATTTCCTATTACCTAGGTTTAGGAGTGATTGATCAAAAAGCGATTTGGCTGATGTTAATTAACATTATCTTTTTCACTGCAAGTGTTTTTCATGTAAAAACACTCATTCGTGAAAAAGGAAATATCAGGTTTTTATGGGCATCACATGTTTTTCACGGTTTTACTATCATATTATTTTTAGTTATCCATCCCCTAGTTGCATTTGCGTTTCTAATTGGTGCGATGAAAACATGGTTCATGCCAAGGGATATTCGTTATAAACCGATTCAAATTGGCCTTATAGAAATCGCAAACAGTGTTTTATTTTTAGTTATTATCGGGTTCTTTTACTAA